In Apteryx mantelli isolate bAptMan1 chromosome 18, bAptMan1.hap1, whole genome shotgun sequence, a single window of DNA contains:
- the CYP24A1 gene encoding 1,25-dihydroxyvitamin D(3) 24-hydroxylase, mitochondrial, with the protein MKPAEVVKLDATINEVLEDFMYRMDDLCNHNGQIEDVYSEFNKWSFESICLVLYGKRFGLLQHDVEEEGLNFIKAVKTMMASFGMMMVTPVELHKGLNTKVWQAHTKAWDNIFKTAKHSIDSRLEKHSANPQEDFLCDIYSGGQLSKKELYAAIAELQIAGVETTTNSLLWALYNISRNPRVQQKLFTEIQSVLAANESPSAENLKKMSYLKACLKESMRLTPSVPFTSRTLDKEMVLGDYILPKGTVLMLNTHALGCNEEYFNDWTQFKPERWLQKNLINPFTHLPFGIGKRMCIGRRLAELQLHLALCWLIRKYQIVATDSKPVETLHSGILIPNRELPIAFQRRS; encoded by the exons ATGAAACCCGCGGAAGTTGTGAAGCTGGATGCCACAATCAATGAG GTCCTGGAGGACTTCATGTATAGAATGGATGACCTCTGTAACCACAATGGACAAATTGAAGATGTATATTCAGAATTCAACAAATGGTCATTTGAAa GTATCTGCCTGGTGCTGTACGGGAAAAGGTTTGGTCTCCTGCAGCATGATGTAGAAGAAGAAGGTTTGAACTTCATCAAAGCTGTAAAAACG ATGATGGCTTCTTTTGGAATGATGATGGTGACCCCAGTGGAGCTTCACAAGGGTTTGAACACAAAAGTCTGGCAAGCCCATACTAAAGCATGGgataatatatttaaaacag CCAAGCATTCAATTGACAGTCGACTGGAAAAACATTCTGCAAACCCTCAGGAGGATTTCCTGTGTGACATCTATTCCGGAGGACAGCTTTCCAAGAAAGAGCTATATGCTGCCATTGCAGAGCTCCAGATTGCGGGAGTTGAAACG ACTACCAATAGTTTACTGTGGGCTTTGTATAACATTTCGCGCAATCCACGTGTTCAGCAGAAACTTTTTACGGAAATACAGAGTGTTTTGGCTGCTAATGAGAGTCCAAGTGCTGAGAACTTGAAGAAAATGTCTTACCTAAAAGCATGTCTGAAAGAATCCATGAG ATTAACACCATCTGTGCCATTTACCAGTCGCACTTTAGACAAAGAAATGGTTCTAGGAGATTATATACTACCCAAAGGG ACAGTACTAATGCTAAACACCCATGCCTTGGGTTGCAACGAAGAGTACTTTAATGACTGGACGCAATTTAAACCAGAGCGCTGGCTTCAGAAGAATTTAATAAATCCTTTTACTCATCTTCCATTTGGCATCGGGAAGAGGATGTGCATCGGACGTCGCTTAGCAGAACTACAACTTCATTTAGCCCTCTGCTGG CTAATTCGCAAATACCAAATTGTAGCAACTGACAGCAAACCAGTAGAAACACTCCATTCGGGAATACTGATTCCCAACCGGGAGCTTCCCATTGCATTTCAAAGACG
- the PFDN4 gene encoding prefoldin subunit 4, producing MAATMKKAAAEDVNVTFEDQQKINKFARNTSRITELKEEIDVKKKQLQNLEDACDDIMMLDDDDSLLIPYQIGDVFISHSQEETQEMLEEAKKSLQEEIEALESRVESIQRVLSDLKVQLYAKFGNNINLEAEDS from the exons ATGGCCGCCACCATGAAGAAAGCG GCTGCGGAAGATGTCAATGTCACTTTTGAGGATCAACAGAAAATTAACAAATTTGCAAGAAATACTAGCAGGATCACAGAGCTGAAAGAAGAAATAGACGTTAAAAAG AAGCAACTTCAGAATTTGGAAGATGCCTGTGACGACATAATGATGCTTGATGATGATGATTCACTACTGATACCCTACCAAATTGGAGATGTCTTCATTAGTCATTCCCAAGAAGAGACACAAGAGATGCTGGAGGAGGCAAAG aaaagtttACAAGAAGAAATTGAAGCATTAGAATCTCGAGTGGAATCAATACAGAGAGTGCTATCTGACCTGAAAGTTCAACTCTATGCAAAGTTTGGAAATAACATAAATCTTGAGGCTGAGGACAGTTAA